A region of Selenomonadales bacterium 4137-cl DNA encodes the following proteins:
- a CDS encoding cation diffusion facilitator family transporter, translated as MAAGAFWPAARIILLGGVILDHNTLKQNTARLSIFSNTALVIFKLAVGLAGGAVSIVSEAAHSAVDLIAALIAYFAVRKAAKPPDEHHAYGHGKVESLSAAIEAALIVLAALWIVYEAVDKLTAGHTPAYLEYGIAVMAVSILVNWYVSGRLMKVAHETRSHALEADALHLKADIWTSCGVLGGLVVIKITGLTWLDPAIAIVVAAFVFKAGYDMTKKSLYELTDVSLPPEEEEIIANILTAHPAILAFHQLRTRRSGSLRLIDVHVILRRDMHLDAAHAVCDEVEASLEVSLSPCEATIHLEPCTCPDK; from the coding sequence ATGGCAGCCGGAGCTTTTTGGCCGGCGGCGCGCATAATATTACTGGGGGGGGTTATTTTGGATCACAATACCTTAAAACAGAATACCGCCCGGTTGTCGATTTTTTCAAACACGGCGCTGGTTATATTCAAACTCGCCGTCGGCCTGGCTGGCGGCGCTGTCAGTATCGTATCCGAAGCCGCCCATTCGGCCGTCGACCTCATCGCCGCCCTCATCGCCTACTTCGCAGTCCGCAAGGCGGCGAAGCCGCCCGACGAACACCACGCTTACGGGCACGGCAAAGTGGAAAGCCTGTCCGCCGCCATTGAGGCGGCCCTTATCGTGCTAGCCGCATTATGGATCGTTTACGAGGCGGTGGATAAACTCACTGCCGGCCATACTCCGGCCTACCTGGAATACGGCATCGCCGTAATGGCGGTATCGATCCTCGTCAACTGGTATGTATCGGGCAGGCTGATGAAAGTCGCGCATGAAACCCGTTCCCACGCCCTCGAGGCGGACGCCCTCCACCTTAAAGCCGACATCTGGACTTCGTGCGGGGTCCTAGGCGGCCTAGTAGTCATAAAAATCACCGGCCTAACCTGGCTCGACCCGGCAATCGCCATCGTCGTCGCCGCCTTCGTTTTCAAGGCCGGGTACGACATGACGAAAAAAAGCCTTTACGAGCTTACCGACGTTAGCCTGCCGCCGGAAGAGGAAGAAATAATCGCCAACATCCTCACCGCTCACCCCGCGATCCTCGCTTTCCACCAGCTAAGGACGCGGCGGTCCGGCAGCCTGCGGCTTATCGACGTCCACGTAATCCTCCGCCGCGATATGCATCTTGACGCTGCGCACGCCGT